In a single window of the Candidatus Eisenbacteria bacterium genome:
- a CDS encoding STAS domain-containing protein, producing the protein MIATTERPHAILALDLELSHGRHGASARVELHERPDSPPGVRRLAWIGVRGWMDQPALKRLGRALDDLALRGVDQVLLDCAQLRHIDYRLTAELVERLERFEARVGGVVVCGLSRHLRDLFRLSGCEGRLRSWPSASELLEVETSLQPGLGERAS; encoded by the coding sequence ATGATCGCCACCACCGAACGACCGCATGCAATCCTGGCCCTCGATCTGGAGCTGAGCCATGGCCGGCACGGCGCCTCGGCCCGGGTCGAGCTCCACGAACGCCCGGACTCCCCACCGGGCGTTCGCCGTCTGGCCTGGATCGGTGTGCGCGGCTGGATGGATCAGCCCGCGCTCAAGCGGCTCGGCCGCGCCCTCGACGACCTCGCGTTGCGCGGCGTCGACCAGGTGCTGCTCGACTGCGCGCAGCTGCGGCACATCGACTATCGCCTCACCGCCGAGCTGGTCGAGCGCCTCGAGCGCTTCGAAGCGCGCGTCGGGGGCGTGGTGGTGTGCGGGCTGTCTCGACACTTGCGTGACCTGTTTCGCCTGTCCGGTTGTGAAGGCCGGTTGCGCAGCTGGCCTTCCGCGTCGGAGCTGCTCGAGGTCGAGACCTCGCTGCAACCGGGACTCGGTGAGCGCGCGTCATGA
- a CDS encoding cell division/cell wall cluster transcriptional repressor MraZ has protein sequence MTFHVGTDNYSLDHKGRIVIPEHLRRDADGEPLAALFVNMGFDGCVNVYSPTQWGEWMERIRRARDVALARRFRRAFMSDAREVTVDAQGRVPIPPALIRRAGLGKEAVLHGAGTHIEIWNPQAYAAALAPVLDVDGEYERLGEQFLKDDLG, from the coding sequence ATGACATTTCACGTCGGCACTGACAACTACTCGCTCGATCACAAGGGCCGCATCGTCATCCCGGAGCATCTGCGCCGCGATGCCGATGGGGAGCCACTGGCCGCGCTGTTCGTGAACATGGGGTTCGACGGTTGCGTGAACGTCTATTCGCCGACGCAGTGGGGCGAATGGATGGAGCGAATTCGACGCGCCAGGGATGTGGCGCTCGCGCGACGCTTTCGTCGGGCCTTCATGAGTGATGCTCGAGAAGTGACGGTGGATGCCCAAGGACGGGTCCCGATCCCACCGGCACTCATCCGTCGTGCAGGCCTCGGCAAGGAAGCCGTCCTGCACGGCGCGGGCACCCACATCGAGATCTGGAATCCGCAAGCGTATGCCGCGGCACTGGCGCCGGTGCTCGACGTGGACGGCGAGTACGAGCGGCTCGGAGAGCAGTTCCTCAAGGACGACCTCGGATGA
- the rsmH gene encoding 16S rRNA (cytosine(1402)-N(4))-methyltransferase RsmH produces the protein MSARHEPVLLAEVLGFLRAGPGLYLDATLGDGGHAFALLEAEPEARLLGTDRDALGLAFARERLARFGSRVTLAQATFGEVREAHLAIGAEPFTGALMDLGLSSRQIDDPSRGMSFGADGPLDLRFDTGSGTPLRARLTTAGEAEIADALHVHGDVPRSRALARAIVGAAREGRLERTSELCALIDRVLGGRPHPRRYAQVFQALRTWINDEARDLDGMLEWLPGVMRPGGVVVTLAYHSGEDRRIKQAVRGRVTFTPRRLPVAIESAAVSPWEALTSRVVRPSEQETATNPRARSARLRAFRRKRT, from the coding sequence GTGAGCGCGCGTCATGAGCCGGTGCTGCTCGCCGAGGTGCTCGGTTTCCTGCGCGCCGGCCCCGGACTCTATCTCGATGCGACGCTCGGTGACGGCGGACACGCGTTCGCACTGCTCGAGGCAGAGCCCGAAGCCCGGCTGCTCGGCACCGACCGCGACGCGCTCGGGCTCGCCTTCGCACGCGAGCGACTCGCACGGTTCGGATCGCGCGTGACACTCGCCCAGGCGACGTTCGGCGAAGTGCGCGAAGCGCACCTCGCGATCGGCGCCGAGCCGTTCACCGGTGCGCTGATGGATCTGGGCTTGTCGTCCCGACAGATCGACGATCCGTCGCGCGGGATGAGCTTCGGCGCCGATGGACCGCTGGATCTGCGCTTCGACACCGGATCGGGCACGCCGCTGCGCGCCCGGCTCACGACCGCAGGCGAAGCGGAGATCGCGGATGCCCTGCACGTTCATGGTGACGTGCCGCGATCCCGTGCGCTCGCTCGCGCGATCGTGGGGGCGGCGCGCGAGGGCCGGTTGGAGCGGACCTCCGAATTGTGCGCCCTGATCGATCGAGTGCTCGGCGGGCGTCCGCATCCGCGACGCTACGCTCAGGTTTTCCAGGCATTGCGCACGTGGATCAATGACGAGGCGCGGGATCTGGACGGAATGTTGGAGTGGTTGCCCGGCGTGATGCGTCCGGGTGGGGTGGTGGTGACCCTCGCTTATCACTCGGGCGAGGATCGCAGGATCAAGCAGGCCGTGCGCGGTCGCGTGACGTTCACGCCGCGGCGCCTGCCGGTGGCGATCGAATCTGCGGCCGTGAGTCCCTGGGAAGCGCTGACGTCCCGGGTCGTGCGACCGAGCGAACAGGAGACGGCTACGAACCCCCGTGCACGCAGTGCGCGGTTGCGAGCCTTCCGGAGGAAGCGGACATGA